From a single Marinobacter sp. THAF197a genomic region:
- a CDS encoding D-amino acid dehydrogenase: MHIVVVGGGVVGVTTARELLRRGHQVTVLERHPLAGNETSKGNAAQRSYGVVYPWADPSMVFKALPWILQKSGPLKLKVPPSLDAMRFMFATLRYAWSPGLFGLNKRAMLRLGMHSRERFLALEQEHDLAFDGQHRGLLHLASKPEAMDDYRAIHELLNDMGIASRLLTPAQVRETEPGMTGDGPLYGAISYETDGTGDCHLFSRSLASVCEQLGANFRYEVKVERLIADDTRVKAVQLTNADGRLETLEADAFVICAGCWSPQLVQPLGLSLPIYPIKGYSITVPLHDAAKGPVSTIHDDNFKVVSTRLGDRLRATGFVELADFNRDIPQARIDTIKRSVESRFPGCADLAAAETWTGFRPMTPDGPAIIGKGPRDNLFLNTGHGTFGWTLSAGSADVIAQVIDGEEPSVVLDAFRPGRFAE, from the coding sequence ATGCATATCGTGGTTGTAGGCGGTGGTGTGGTCGGCGTTACCACGGCTCGTGAGCTGCTGCGCCGTGGCCACCAGGTGACGGTGCTAGAGCGCCATCCGCTGGCCGGTAACGAGACCAGCAAAGGCAATGCGGCCCAGCGATCCTATGGTGTGGTCTATCCCTGGGCCGACCCCTCGATGGTGTTCAAGGCCTTGCCCTGGATTCTGCAGAAATCCGGCCCGTTGAAACTGAAAGTGCCGCCGTCACTGGATGCCATGCGTTTCATGTTCGCCACACTTCGTTATGCCTGGTCGCCGGGTCTGTTCGGATTGAACAAACGGGCCATGTTGCGCCTGGGCATGCACAGCCGGGAGCGCTTCCTGGCCCTTGAGCAGGAACACGATCTGGCCTTCGACGGCCAGCATCGTGGGCTGCTGCACCTGGCCAGCAAGCCGGAGGCCATGGATGACTACCGGGCTATTCACGAACTGCTGAATGACATGGGCATTGCCTCCCGGCTACTGACGCCGGCACAGGTCAGGGAAACGGAACCGGGTATGACCGGTGATGGCCCCCTGTACGGTGCCATCAGCTATGAAACAGATGGCACTGGCGACTGCCATCTGTTTTCCCGCTCACTGGCGAGCGTGTGTGAGCAACTGGGCGCGAACTTTCGATACGAGGTGAAGGTGGAGCGGCTGATCGCGGACGATACCCGCGTGAAAGCGGTGCAACTGACCAACGCCGACGGCCGGCTGGAAACCCTGGAGGCAGACGCCTTTGTGATCTGTGCCGGCTGCTGGTCACCGCAACTGGTGCAGCCACTGGGGCTGAGTTTGCCGATCTATCCGATCAAGGGTTACAGCATCACCGTACCCCTGCATGATGCGGCCAAGGGCCCGGTCAGCACGATTCACGATGACAACTTCAAGGTGGTGTCTACCCGCTTGGGTGACCGGTTGCGTGCAACCGGATTTGTCGAGCTGGCGGACTTCAACCGGGACATTCCGCAAGCGCGGATTGATACCATCAAACGGTCCGTTGAATCCCGTTTTCCGGGGTGTGCGGACCTGGCGGCGGCAGAGACGTGGACCGGGTTCCGCCCGATGACGCCGGACGGCCCCGCGATCATCGGAAAAGGCCCCAGGGACAACCTGTTCCTGAATACCGGCCACGGTACCTTCGGCTGGACCCTGTCTGCCGGCAGTGCAGATGTCATTGCCCAGGTGATTGATGGCGAGGAGCCGTCTGTGGTGCTGGATGCTTTCCGGCCCGGACGCTTTGCGGAATAG